Proteins encoded by one window of Candidatus Stoquefichus sp. SB1:
- a CDS encoding helix-turn-helix domain-containing protein: MDEVEAVVKRLYNAIIKSGYSYAELEKRSGISKSALQRYATGKTKKIPLDVIVTVAPIINVSPAYLMGWEQEKHFKDLENNPDALKEGYDENIKYLMEHEGGHLVDLYKELINNESLILLMDKATKLKPVDVANLIRIADAFEKETFGDKDEPE, from the coding sequence ATGGACGAAGTTGAAGCGGTAGTTAAAAGACTATACAATGCGATTATTAAGAGTGGATATTCATATGCCGAATTAGAAAAAAGAAGCGGTATTTCAAAATCAGCATTACAAAGATATGCGACAGGAAAAACGAAAAAGATACCTTTAGATGTAATTGTGACAGTGGCACCTATTATAAATGTCTCTCCTGCATATCTTATGGGATGGGAACAAGAAAAACACTTCAAAGATTTAGAAAACAATCCTGATGCATTAAAAGAAGGATATGATGAAAACATAAAATATCTAATGGAACATGAAGGCGGACATCTTGTTGACTTATATAAAGAACTTATTAACAACGAGAGTTTAATATTGCTTATGGATAAGGCTACAAAACTTAAGCCTGTTGATGTTGCAAACTTGATCAGAATTGCTGATGCATTTGAAAAAGAAACGTTCGGTGACAAAGATGAAC
- a CDS encoding helix-turn-helix domain-containing protein has product MDKYDIDLAELRSRIVKLGKTQKDLAKKKGCTLNTINRLLHGKIKMTIEDALFFCNELHIYNEKEKCKIFLPDSTLKWDKENDKQHKKRKE; this is encoded by the coding sequence ATGGATAAATATGATATTGATTTGGCAGAATTAAGATCAAGAATTGTTAAACTTGGAAAAACACAAAAAGATTTAGCAAAGAAAAAAGGTTGTACATTAAATACAATTAATCGATTACTTCATGGAAAAATCAAAATGACTATTGAAGATGCTTTATTTTTTTGTAATGAACTTCATATTTATAACGAAAAGGAAAAATGTAAAATTTTTTTGCCAGATTCAACCCTAAAATGGGATAAAGAAAATGATAAGCAACATAAAAAAAGAAAGGAGTAG